A DNA window from Mucilaginibacter xinganensis contains the following coding sequences:
- a CDS encoding SusD/RagB family nutrient-binding outer membrane lipoprotein, which translates to MKLLKLTITSLVLLVSISGCKKEFDKDVVNRNLPITGISPSLLLPNIEADMFVSPFGDEEKAGQFTAINYTYYGSNQYWTGSAGFNYTTLNNVVAMETEAGKLSATLSKPYLALAKFFRAYYFINMSLKVGDVPMTDALQGLKNPTPAYDSQKQIFINSLALLESANTDLGQMNSVNALTSGTYSIPAIYDTYFAGDLTKWQKVVNAFRLRMLIALSKKTSETDLNIAGQFAAILSNPTKYPLMTSMSDNLQHVYDGVFSIYPNSPRNYGNDATRDNMAATYLNTLASLKDLRALEVAEPARGLGFADTSYSSFVGGASGQALSAMAQLVQQQKISLIGRHRYYETLTGENTFIISYPEMCFNIAEGINRGWATGDAEGWYKNGINADLGFYGVKDGANSITFQKSYFGILYDDITYTVHFSYNGYYNQPTVKYAGNNTAGLNQILTQKYLAFARNSGLEAYYQWRRTGVPAFDIGPGNTVNGKIPLRYQYPINERSANSKNYNAAVTSQYGGSDDIYQAMWLIK; encoded by the coding sequence ATGAAATTATTAAAATTAACCATAACTTCCTTAGTGCTCCTGGTGTCAATATCAGGCTGTAAAAAGGAATTTGATAAGGATGTTGTTAACAGGAACCTTCCTATTACCGGCATTTCTCCATCATTATTATTGCCAAACATTGAAGCAGATATGTTTGTGTCGCCCTTTGGAGATGAAGAAAAAGCAGGCCAGTTTACCGCTATTAACTATACTTATTACGGAAGTAACCAGTATTGGACAGGCAGTGCGGGCTTCAATTACACAACATTGAATAATGTTGTTGCAATGGAAACTGAAGCCGGAAAATTAAGTGCTACGCTGTCAAAACCGTACCTGGCTTTAGCTAAATTTTTCAGGGCCTATTATTTTATAAATATGAGCCTTAAAGTTGGTGATGTGCCAATGACCGATGCGTTACAAGGTTTAAAAAATCCTACACCTGCGTATGATTCTCAAAAACAAATATTCATTAACTCATTAGCTTTGCTTGAATCAGCAAATACCGATTTAGGCCAAATGAATTCAGTTAATGCGTTAACAAGCGGTACCTATTCAATCCCTGCTATTTATGATACGTATTTTGCGGGAGACCTAACCAAATGGCAGAAAGTTGTAAATGCATTCAGGTTAAGAATGCTTATCGCTTTGAGTAAGAAAACAAGCGAAACTGATTTGAATATAGCCGGGCAGTTTGCAGCGATATTGTCTAATCCCACTAAATATCCGTTGATGACATCAATGAGTGATAATTTACAGCATGTTTATGATGGGGTTTTCTCAATATACCCGAATAGCCCAAGAAATTATGGTAACGATGCAACGCGTGATAACATGGCTGCAACTTACCTTAACACTTTAGCCTCACTTAAAGACTTACGTGCGCTGGAAGTAGCTGAACCTGCAAGGGGTTTGGGTTTTGCCGATACATCTTACAGTTCATTTGTTGGCGGCGCATCAGGCCAGGCATTAAGTGCAATGGCGCAGTTGGTACAGCAGCAAAAAATTTCATTAATAGGCCGCCATCGCTATTATGAAACCTTAACCGGTGAAAATACATTCATCATAAGTTACCCTGAAATGTGTTTCAACATTGCTGAAGGCATAAACCGGGGCTGGGCAACCGGCGACGCCGAAGGATGGTATAAGAATGGGATTAATGCCGATTTAGGTTTCTATGGTGTTAAAGATGGTGCCAATTCCATTACTTTCCAAAAAAGCTATTTTGGAATTCTATATGATGATATCACCTACACAGTACATTTTAGCTATAACGGATATTACAACCAGCCAACCGTTAAATACGCGGGAAACAACACAGCCGGGTTAAATCAAATATTAACACAAAAATATCTTGCTTTTGCCCGTAATTCAGGTTTGGAGGCTTATTATCAGTGGCGCCGTACCGGTGTACCTGCGTTTGATATTGGTCCTGGTAACACTGTAAATGGTAAAATACCTTTGCGATACCAATACCCGATAAATGAAAGATCTGCAAATTCGAAAAACTATAATGCAGCTGTGACCAGCCAATACGGTGGTTCTGACGATATTTACCAGGCGATGTGGTTAATAAAATAG
- a CDS encoding phosphoesterase, protein MRNKILSVATLLLIVVSFTYAQKQATILEVPGVDQYCKINQGGISILPSGRFVTPAGELIRITHDPFGLSLSPDGKKAITIHNGVITLINLKTMDALRVPSYDKTIISPVKDGSFLGVAFAPDSKTVYLSGGDNGSVIIYDTEKLKMTDSLSLNGKVNGKQYEDSFTSDLLLNNANNELLVLDRGNFRMVRIDLKTRAITASIPSGRQPFGLALSPDKKTAFVANVGMYSYPLIKGATPKNVDSIMISHHPYGNDTKEAIEGTVVEGRHIPGVGSPSSPEAMSVFTIDLASNKIINKFKTGYQVGQMIEGAEVVGGASPNSIAVGGQLAYVTNATNDNISIIDYKNHRLAGTIPITTDKRLDHYRGLLPFGICLSKDEKTLYVALLGFNAVAVIDVPTKTTKGLIPTGWGPSRVKLSADEQELYITSCRGLGAGPNGGNGFVAPPQGTYIGDIQLGLFQKLPVPDDEKLKAYTKQVINNTFLSKEVEIDPANPLPVLPGATPTPIKYIVYITKENRTYDEVLGQLKHANGDSTLARFGVNCEYTLPDALKRQLPNFKVTPNHAKAAQQFAFSDNYYCDSDASIHGHHWMLGVIPNEWVEANSNVSKTAKIFSSAPGRRFPGSTGSMDPEDYAERGGLWEALERKGVAFYNFGEANETAHNREQWQDTATGSGHVVMVPMQKALFKHTSYNYAGFNTNIPDQYRMDQFEGEFTKMWIKGKKKMPALITMQVPNDHTADVRPEDGYPMKQSFVADNDLAVGRILHFLSRTKYWKNMLVIITEDDPQGGVDHIDAHRSILMLAGPYVKKRYVSHKHANFGAVLKTIYNILGVSYVNQYDATGTLLQDFFTAKPDFTPYTLEKNDTRVFDAQQAMKKYNKTVDWRKIEKGPDMDDEEHERNERKRLDKGDKD, encoded by the coding sequence ATGAGAAACAAAATTTTGTCTGTCGCAACACTATTGCTTATTGTTGTTTCATTTACCTATGCGCAAAAACAGGCAACCATACTGGAGGTGCCCGGTGTTGATCAGTATTGTAAAATTAACCAGGGTGGGATATCCATATTGCCGAGCGGACGTTTTGTGACACCTGCGGGAGAACTGATTCGGATTACTCATGACCCTTTTGGCCTTTCATTATCGCCCGACGGAAAAAAGGCAATTACCATTCATAATGGCGTAATTACCTTAATTAACCTGAAAACAATGGATGCATTGCGGGTGCCGTCGTACGATAAAACCATTATCTCGCCGGTTAAGGATGGATCATTTTTGGGCGTTGCTTTTGCTCCCGATTCAAAAACCGTTTACCTGAGCGGCGGCGATAATGGATCTGTTATTATTTATGATACTGAGAAGTTGAAGATGACAGATTCACTATCCCTTAACGGCAAAGTAAACGGCAAACAATATGAAGATAGCTTCACATCAGACCTGCTGCTGAATAATGCGAATAATGAATTGCTGGTGCTTGACCGCGGAAATTTCAGAATGGTGAGGATCGATCTGAAAACAAGGGCAATAACCGCATCTATACCATCAGGAAGGCAGCCTTTCGGCCTGGCGCTGAGTCCGGATAAAAAAACGGCGTTTGTAGCCAATGTGGGTATGTACTCATACCCGCTGATAAAGGGTGCAACACCGAAAAATGTTGATTCTATTATGATCAGCCACCATCCTTATGGTAACGATACAAAAGAAGCGATTGAAGGAACAGTGGTTGAAGGGCGCCATATTCCCGGCGTGGGAAGCCCATCATCGCCCGAGGCCATGAGCGTTTTTACCATAGACCTGGCATCTAATAAAATTATTAACAAATTTAAAACGGGTTACCAGGTAGGACAAATGATTGAGGGGGCCGAAGTAGTTGGCGGTGCCAGCCCGAACTCTATTGCGGTGGGCGGGCAGTTGGCTTATGTTACCAATGCCACTAACGACAACATCTCTATTATAGATTATAAGAACCACCGCTTAGCGGGAACTATCCCCATTACTACGGACAAAAGGCTGGATCACTACCGCGGGCTGCTGCCTTTTGGTATTTGCCTAAGCAAGGATGAAAAAACATTGTACGTGGCATTACTCGGCTTTAACGCTGTAGCTGTTATTGACGTACCTACAAAAACCACCAAAGGGCTTATCCCTACAGGCTGGGGGCCCTCGCGGGTTAAACTCTCTGCCGACGAGCAGGAGCTTTACATAACCTCGTGCCGTGGCCTGGGTGCGGGGCCAAATGGTGGCAATGGCTTTGTGGCGCCGCCGCAGGGAACTTACATCGGCGATATTCAACTGGGTCTGTTCCAGAAACTGCCGGTGCCCGACGACGAGAAACTAAAAGCGTACACCAAACAGGTTATTAACAATACCTTTTTAAGCAAGGAAGTTGAGATAGACCCGGCTAACCCTTTGCCGGTGTTACCGGGTGCAACGCCAACCCCAATTAAATACATTGTTTACATAACTAAAGAGAACCGTACGTACGACGAGGTTTTGGGGCAACTGAAACACGCCAATGGCGACAGCACACTGGCCCGCTTTGGTGTAAACTGTGAATATACTTTGCCTGACGCATTAAAAAGGCAACTGCCAAATTTTAAAGTAACTCCCAACCATGCAAAGGCTGCACAGCAGTTTGCTTTTTCGGATAATTATTATTGTGACAGTGATGCCTCTATCCACGGGCATCATTGGATGCTTGGTGTAATCCCAAATGAATGGGTGGAAGCAAATTCAAACGTAAGTAAAACGGCCAAAATATTTTCAAGCGCTCCGGGAAGGCGTTTCCCGGGATCAACCGGTAGTATGGACCCCGAGGACTATGCAGAACGTGGCGGACTTTGGGAAGCCTTGGAACGCAAGGGCGTTGCGTTTTACAATTTTGGTGAAGCGAACGAAACGGCACATAACCGCGAACAATGGCAGGACACAGCTACTGGCTCAGGCCACGTGGTAATGGTACCAATGCAAAAAGCATTGTTTAAACATACAAGCTACAATTATGCTGGTTTTAATACCAATATTCCTGACCAGTACAGGATGGACCAGTTTGAAGGCGAGTTTACCAAAATGTGGATCAAAGGGAAGAAAAAAATGCCAGCTTTAATTACCATGCAGGTGCCTAATGACCATACGGCAGACGTAAGGCCGGAAGATGGGTATCCTATGAAACAGTCGTTTGTAGCGGACAACGATCTTGCTGTCGGTCGCATATTACACTTCCTTTCCCGCACTAAATATTGGAAAAATATGCTGGTAATTATTACCGAAGATGATCCTCAGGGCGGGGTTGACCATATTGATGCTCATCGTTCTATATTGATGCTCGCCGGACCGTATGTTAAAAAGAGATATGTAAGCCACAAACATGCAAACTTTGGCGCAGTGTTAAAAACCATCTACAATATACTTGGCGTATCTTATGTAAATCAATATGATGCCACAGGCACCCTGTTACAGGATTTTTTTACTGCAAAACCTGATTTTACACCCTACACGCTGGAGAAAAATGATACCAGGGTATTTGATGCGCAACAGGCTATGAAAAAGTACAACAAAACAGTTGACTGGCGTAAAATTGAAAAAGGCCCCGATATGGATGATGAAGAACACGAACGCAATGAACGTAAACGCCTGGATAAAGGCGACAAAGATTAA
- a CDS encoding glycerophosphodiester phosphodiesterase: MKKIYLAAALLLLLTETYAQNPVPAARHKYIVIAHRGDHTIYPENSLKGYAATIKDGADYIEIDLRTTSDGKLVSMHDASINRMTESKGLIKDFTLQQLEELKVRVKSKPDTATYRIPTFEQILKLCRNKIYIYIDFKEADAAATLALLKQYHMERQVLIYINKASQITDWRKTDPAMPLMLSTPDSVKDAAGMKKFIDTWHPDVLDGNYDTYNSQMLELAATLKIPVWPDAQGPQEGPLVWDKAIALGLKGVQTDNPPALIKYLKSKGLR, translated from the coding sequence ATGAAGAAGATATACCTGGCGGCAGCTTTGTTGCTGCTGTTAACTGAAACGTATGCCCAAAACCCTGTGCCGGCGGCCAGGCATAAATATATTGTTATTGCACACCGGGGCGACCATACTATTTACCCTGAAAATAGCCTGAAGGGTTATGCCGCAACTATTAAAGACGGTGCTGATTATATAGAGATTGACCTGCGAACCACCAGCGATGGTAAACTGGTTAGTATGCACGATGCCAGTATAAACCGGATGACGGAAAGTAAAGGGCTAATTAAAGACTTTACTCTACAGCAATTGGAAGAACTGAAGGTAAGGGTGAAGAGCAAACCCGATACGGCAACTTACCGAATTCCAACGTTTGAACAGATCCTGAAACTTTGCAGGAATAAAATTTACATCTACATAGATTTTAAAGAAGCCGATGCTGCGGCTACGCTGGCCCTCTTAAAACAATACCACATGGAAAGGCAAGTGCTAATTTATATCAACAAAGCATCACAAATTACAGACTGGCGGAAAACCGACCCCGCCATGCCGCTGATGCTGAGCACGCCTGATAGTGTGAAAGATGCAGCCGGGATGAAAAAATTTATTGATACCTGGCATCCTGATGTGTTGGATGGTAACTATGATACCTATAACAGCCAAATGCTTGAGTTGGCAGCGACGCTTAAAATCCCGGTTTGGCCCGATGCCCAGGGCCCGCAGGAAGGCCCGCTGGTTTGGGATAAGGCGATAGCTCTTGGTTTAAAAGGCGTACAAACCGATAACCCGCCTGCTTTGATAAAGTATTTGAAAAGCAAGGGGTTGAGGTAA
- a CDS encoding UBP-type zinc finger domain-containing protein, with protein sequence MEDEVCKHLAAIKTLKQPKDYVCEECIKTHSSWMHLRTCQTCGVTLCCDSSPNQHASKHAAEAGHPVVISAEPGERWLWCYVDEEMAEY encoded by the coding sequence ATGGAAGACGAAGTATGCAAACACCTGGCGGCTATTAAAACTCTTAAGCAGCCTAAAGATTATGTGTGTGAAGAATGCATAAAAACGCACAGCAGCTGGATGCACCTGCGTACCTGCCAAACCTGCGGGGTAACGCTTTGCTGCGACAGTTCACCAAACCAGCATGCCAGCAAACACGCTGCAGAAGCCGGTCACCCGGTAGTGATCTCTGCCGAACCGGGCGAACGCTGGCTCTGGTGCTATGTTGACGAAGAAATGGCGGAGTATTAA
- a CDS encoding FAD-dependent oxidoreductase: MEKPIIFSIDDDLQVLRAITRDLKSMYGKDYRIINTTSANEALESLIDLKNSSDVVAMFVCDQRMPEMEGVAFLEKAIKIFPKAKRVLLTAYSDTEAAIKAINDVQLDYYLMKPWDPPSERLYPVIDDLLDDWQSDYIPDFKGIKVVGYQFSPQSHTVKDYLASNLIPYKWLDIEKNPDAKAVLELNNVGLDELPVVVFDDGSYSCKPTIRSISDKIGTNPQITNDIYDVVIIGAGPAGLAAAVYGASEGLKTLLIERKAPGGQAGTSSRIENYLGFPAGLSGADLTRRAITQAMRLGAEFLSPQAVNDIKQKDGYKTIILDDGPEIVSRTVVITTGVDYRKLDVKGVENYTGAGIYYGAATTEASACKGKEVYVIGGGNSAGQAAVYLSKFAENVYIIIRRDSLSYTMSAYLIQQIANIPNIHVLADTEITEATGHNCLEKLTIYNVKTKESVTKQAAALYIFIGAKPYTDWLKLDILKDEKGFIETGRELRRYDEFSKIWKQKRDPFLLETSCNGIFAAGDVRAGAMNRVASAVGEGSMAISFVHKYLAEV, encoded by the coding sequence ATGGAAAAACCAATAATATTTTCGATAGATGACGATTTGCAGGTGTTACGTGCCATCACCCGCGATTTGAAATCGATGTACGGCAAAGATTACAGGATCATCAATACTACCTCTGCAAACGAAGCGCTTGAAAGCCTCATCGATCTGAAAAACAGTTCGGATGTGGTTGCCATGTTTGTTTGCGACCAGCGGATGCCCGAAATGGAGGGTGTTGCCTTTTTAGAAAAAGCCATAAAAATATTTCCAAAGGCCAAGCGCGTTTTGCTTACCGCCTATTCAGATACCGAAGCCGCCATAAAAGCCATCAACGATGTTCAGCTTGATTATTACCTGATGAAGCCCTGGGACCCGCCATCAGAAAGGCTTTACCCCGTTATTGACGACTTGCTGGATGACTGGCAAAGTGATTATATCCCCGATTTTAAAGGCATAAAGGTTGTTGGCTACCAATTTTCGCCGCAGTCACACACTGTTAAAGATTACCTTGCCAGCAACCTGATTCCCTACAAATGGCTGGACATTGAGAAAAATCCGGATGCAAAAGCCGTACTGGAACTCAACAATGTCGGGCTGGATGAATTGCCTGTTGTAGTTTTTGACGATGGCAGTTATTCGTGCAAACCCACCATCAGATCCATCTCTGATAAGATTGGCACTAACCCGCAGATCACCAATGATATTTATGATGTGGTGATCATCGGGGCAGGCCCGGCGGGTTTGGCGGCAGCAGTTTACGGTGCCTCCGAAGGGTTAAAAACACTGCTTATTGAGCGCAAAGCACCGGGCGGGCAGGCGGGCACCAGTTCCCGGATTGAAAATTACCTGGGTTTTCCGGCAGGCTTAAGCGGCGCTGATCTTACCCGGCGTGCCATAACCCAGGCCATGCGCTTAGGTGCCGAATTCCTGTCGCCGCAGGCGGTAAATGATATTAAACAAAAGGACGGCTATAAAACTATTATCCTGGATGACGGCCCCGAGATAGTTAGCCGCACAGTAGTTATCACTACAGGTGTAGACTATCGCAAGCTGGATGTAAAAGGCGTTGAAAACTACACCGGAGCCGGTATTTATTACGGTGCAGCCACCACCGAAGCTTCGGCATGCAAGGGTAAAGAAGTTTACGTAATAGGTGGCGGCAACTCGGCCGGGCAAGCTGCAGTTTACCTGTCAAAATTTGCTGAAAACGTTTATATCATTATCAGGAGAGATAGCTTAAGCTATACCATGTCCGCTTATTTGATACAACAGATTGCAAACATCCCCAACATTCATGTATTAGCCGATACCGAAATTACCGAAGCAACGGGTCATAATTGCCTTGAAAAGCTAACCATCTATAACGTTAAAACCAAAGAGAGCGTTACAAAACAGGCAGCAGCGCTTTATATTTTCATCGGGGCAAAACCATATACCGACTGGCTGAAACTGGATATTTTAAAAGATGAAAAAGGCTTTATTGAAACCGGCCGGGAACTAAGGCGTTACGACGAGTTTAGCAAGATCTGGAAGCAAAAGCGTGACCCTTTCCTACTCGAAACCAGCTGTAACGGTATTTTTGCTGCCGGCGATGTTCGTGCGGGTGCCATGAACCGTGTAGCATCGGCTGTTGGCGAAGGCTCAATGGCCATCAGTTTTGTGCATAAATACCTGGCGGAGGTGTAG
- a CDS encoding GNAT family N-acetyltransferase, with the protein MNHILDNPAFNALNTGNKTLSKGTEKAKYFPAEISPFSGLAENTSENFNTLYEVAPENTVFGFVSAELIAVPAPWNVLQRMDVLQMVCETPARDAAATEPVIALGDEHIPAMLALTKLTNPGPFAQRTIDFGHYRGVFDGDQLVSMAGQRMNPTPYAEISAVCTHPDYLGRGYSAQLILNQVQRIKAAGEIPFLHVLSSNERAIKLYRSLGFVTRKEISIYIIKKD; encoded by the coding sequence ATGAATCATATACTTGACAATCCCGCTTTTAACGCCCTTAATACCGGTAATAAAACACTTTCTAAAGGCACTGAAAAGGCTAAATATTTCCCTGCGGAGATCTCTCCATTTTCGGGGCTTGCTGAAAATACCTCTGAAAACTTTAATACCCTTTACGAGGTTGCGCCAGAAAATACCGTATTTGGCTTTGTAAGCGCTGAACTGATTGCCGTACCAGCGCCCTGGAACGTTTTGCAGCGGATGGACGTTTTACAGATGGTGTGCGAAACGCCCGCAAGGGACGCTGCCGCCACAGAGCCCGTTATTGCCCTTGGCGATGAGCATATTCCCGCAATGCTGGCGTTAACCAAATTAACTAATCCCGGTCCTTTTGCACAACGCACAATTGATTTTGGACATTACCGCGGTGTTTTTGATGGCGACCAGCTGGTATCAATGGCTGGTCAACGGATGAACCCTACGCCTTATGCCGAGATCAGCGCAGTTTGTACCCATCCGGATTATTTGGGCCGCGGTTATTCGGCGCAGTTGATCCTTAACCAGGTACAGCGGATTAAGGCAGCAGGCGAAATCCCTTTTCTGCATGTGTTATCATCTAATGAACGGGCGATAAAACTTTACCGCTCGCTGGGGTTTGTTACCAGGAAAGAAATTTCTATCTATATCATAAAAAAGGACTGA
- a CDS encoding gluzincin family metallopeptidase has protein sequence METTAITRKKKGGKTKHPKQPAGTINAWEQDPGSGNQPDGGQLIQEPAPDMSATSLPTAIKNPAKAPAAGVYTPGTAEFRYWAAAASLSRGSAFWSVQLPGISWEVGKTLPVDLDHGSDLNAYYDRVGLRFFHGIVGTRTFYSGESPDVINHEQGHAVLDALKPQLWNAANLEVPAFHESFGDMSAILCAMQVPSLRHGVLAETGGSLYKSSRLSRLAEQLGWAIRQSDPSDVDADCLRNAVNSFFYRPPHTLPTYAPASALSSEPHSFSRVFTSAFFEGMANMFHITTNKDEADLLQVSVDMGKILVAGITAAKVVSAFYSQVAAHMVSAANALFPNIAYGQALKSSFIRHGIISVASSAALAKLKMTAAAAKTMTAAKDKSKDVDRMRLHVAEYDLGMDSILVHGVSEPKSFAIAGATLNVGMVTPQTDDEAAKSFFEDLLRRGRLRVVKNNVAMSPVVRPGLSETHHESHTHELQQEGSEYVLKRVRIDCGPWCGH, from the coding sequence ATGGAAACAACAGCAATCACCAGGAAAAAGAAAGGCGGCAAAACCAAACACCCAAAACAACCTGCCGGTACAATCAACGCATGGGAACAGGACCCGGGTTCAGGCAACCAGCCTGATGGCGGGCAGCTGATCCAGGAACCGGCACCGGATATGAGCGCAACATCGTTACCAACAGCCATTAAAAACCCGGCAAAGGCGCCGGCGGCCGGTGTTTATACACCCGGTACAGCAGAATTCAGGTATTGGGCGGCAGCGGCGTCGTTAAGTCGCGGGTCTGCATTTTGGAGTGTGCAGCTGCCCGGCATTTCGTGGGAAGTAGGTAAGACACTGCCGGTTGATCTGGATCACGGGTCGGACCTGAATGCTTATTATGACAGGGTAGGGCTGCGTTTTTTTCATGGAATTGTTGGCACACGCACATTTTATTCAGGCGAGAGCCCGGATGTAATTAACCACGAACAGGGGCATGCAGTGCTTGATGCTTTAAAACCCCAGTTATGGAACGCCGCAAACCTGGAGGTTCCGGCTTTTCATGAATCATTTGGCGATATGAGCGCTATATTATGTGCCATGCAAGTACCCAGCCTGCGCCACGGGGTTCTCGCTGAAACCGGTGGCTCACTATACAAATCGTCACGCCTTTCGCGGCTGGCTGAACAGCTCGGCTGGGCGATCCGCCAGAGCGATCCTTCAGACGTTGATGCCGACTGTTTACGCAATGCGGTGAACTCATTCTTTTACAGGCCACCCCACACATTGCCAACTTATGCCCCCGCATCGGCGTTATCATCCGAACCGCATTCTTTCTCAAGGGTATTTACTTCGGCATTTTTTGAAGGTATGGCCAATATGTTTCATATCACCACAAATAAAGACGAGGCTGACCTGCTGCAGGTGAGCGTTGATATGGGTAAGATCCTGGTGGCAGGCATTACTGCAGCAAAAGTTGTTTCGGCTTTTTACAGCCAGGTAGCAGCACACATGGTATCGGCCGCCAATGCACTGTTCCCCAATATTGCTTATGGGCAGGCATTAAAGAGCTCATTCATCCGCCACGGGATCATCTCGGTTGCTTCCAGCGCTGCGCTTGCGAAGTTAAAGATGACGGCTGCTGCGGCAAAAACTATGACCGCTGCAAAAGACAAATCAAAGGATGTGGACAGGATGCGTTTACATGTTGCAGAATACGACCTTGGTATGGACAGCATCCTGGTGCATGGGGTATCAGAGCCCAAAAGCTTTGCTATTGCCGGCGCTACGCTAAATGTAGGCATGGTTACCCCGCAAACAGATGATGAAGCAGCCAAATCATTTTTTGAAGATTTGCTGCGCCGCGGACGCCTCCGGGTCGTGAAAAATAACGTGGCCATGTCGCCGGTGGTGAGGCCAGGCTTGTCCGAAACGCATCACGAGTCGCACACCCACGAATTGCAGCAGGAAGGCAGCGAGTATGTGTTGAAGCGCGTGCGGATAGACTGCGGGCCCTGGTGCGGGCATTGA
- a CDS encoding L-rhamnose mutarotase gives MPRYCLTLDLKDDPALIAEYERHHEAVWPGIRKSILNAGITAMEIYRFDNRLFMIMETDNSFSFDRKGKMDAGNAEVQEWETLMWNYQQPLKNALKGEKWVLMKQIFSL, from the coding sequence ATGCCCAGGTATTGTTTAACGCTCGACCTAAAGGATGACCCTGCTTTAATTGCTGAATATGAAAGGCATCATGAAGCGGTGTGGCCCGGGATCAGGAAAAGCATTCTGAATGCGGGAATTACAGCTATGGAGATCTACCGCTTTGATAACCGACTGTTTATGATCATGGAAACCGACAATAGTTTCAGCTTTGATCGTAAAGGCAAAATGGATGCAGGCAACGCAGAAGTGCAGGAGTGGGAAACCCTGATGTGGAATTACCAGCAGCCGTTAAAAAATGCGCTGAAAGGAGAAAAATGGGTATTGATGAAACAAATTTTTTCATTGTAG